One segment of Methylotenera versatilis 79 DNA contains the following:
- the aroK gene encoding shikimate kinase AroK has translation MIEVNNIFFIGLMGAGKTTIGKILAKHLNKHFYDTDVEIEKRTGVKIPVIFDLEGESGFRKRETTVIQELVELNNIVMATGGGAVIAAENRELLKNHGTVIYLRANVNELWHRTRNDKHRPLLQNVDIRAKLEQLYAERNPLYTEVATHIIDTGNQPVSSIIAKLESALNLKLNE, from the coding sequence GTGATAGAAGTGAACAACATTTTCTTTATTGGCTTGATGGGTGCTGGAAAGACCACGATTGGTAAAATTTTAGCCAAGCACCTAAACAAGCATTTTTACGATACTGATGTAGAAATCGAGAAACGTACTGGCGTAAAAATCCCGGTCATTTTCGATTTAGAAGGCGAATCAGGATTTCGCAAGCGCGAAACAACAGTCATTCAAGAACTCGTGGAATTAAATAATATTGTGATGGCAACAGGTGGTGGCGCCGTGATTGCGGCAGAAAATCGCGAACTGTTAAAAAATCACGGTACAGTTATTTATTTGCGCGCTAATGTGAACGAGTTGTGGCACAGAACACGTAACGACAAGCATAGGCCACTTTTACAAAATGTGGATATTCGCGCTAAATTAGAGCAGCTATATGCAGAGCGTAATCCTTTGTATACCGAAGTAGCAACGCATATTATTGATACTGGCAATCAACCTGTCAGTAGCATTATTGCCAAATTAGAATCTGCACTTAATTTAAAACTGAATGAATAA
- the pilQ gene encoding type IV pilus secretin PilQ: MTGMIMFKTIKKIIAVLLLLATSSGLAFMNSALAATNDENLYNNKIENIDFSALSGGRVSIRLQMKSPLANPPAGFTLNNPARIALDFPKTANGLNKNNIVSDQGALKSVSFAQAKDRTRVVLNLTKNVGYNTVINGKDVIITLQGNEASVSNTATETRFAEARATNQEHAITNVDFARGKNGEGRIIVDLSDTNSGINIKQKGKLIFVDFINTDVPTDLQRRLNVINFNTPVLYIDTMKQGKNGRISIEPKGNWEQSAYQADKKFIIDVRQVVEDPDKLVRGTKPGYAGEKLSLNFQNIEVRSVLQVIADFTGLNIITSDTVTGNLTLRLKDVPWDQAMDIIMKNKGLTMRKTGNVIMVAPAEEVTAKDKAQLEASQAIEDLEPLRTEAFTLKYQKASEFTKILDGSNTSGGSSAGAAAGQNRILSKRGNVNYDPRTNTLFIQDTAKKLEEIQSIINKIDVSVRQVTIESRLVLAEDTFSKSLGARFGVQSATTPGRNSLAIGGSLNTTSAVPITGPDGVTIIQAAGTGGLNSNLPVQNAFGSIAFSLFRLPAGLLLNLELSALESDRRGKIVSSPRVTTANQQTAKIASGVEIPYLQASSSGAANIAFKKAELSLEVTPQITPDDKIIMDLEVRKDSPGDVVAGVPAINTQNVKTQVLVSNGETAVLGGIFEQTQSNQVDKVPFFGDIPIIGNVFKRRTRQDDKSELLIFITPKIMDESLGLR; encoded by the coding sequence ATGACAGGGATGATCATGTTTAAAACGATAAAGAAAATTATTGCAGTATTACTGCTGTTAGCTACAAGCTCCGGGCTAGCTTTTATGAATAGCGCATTGGCAGCAACTAACGATGAAAATTTATACAATAATAAAATTGAAAATATCGATTTTTCCGCATTATCAGGTGGTCGCGTGAGCATTCGTCTGCAAATGAAATCACCACTTGCAAATCCACCCGCTGGTTTTACTTTAAATAATCCAGCCCGCATCGCATTAGATTTTCCTAAAACAGCCAATGGTTTAAATAAGAATAATATTGTTAGCGATCAAGGTGCGTTAAAAAGCGTTTCATTTGCACAAGCCAAAGATCGCACACGTGTCGTATTAAATTTAACGAAAAACGTCGGTTATAACACGGTTATTAACGGCAAAGATGTCATCATTACTCTGCAAGGAAATGAAGCAAGCGTGAGCAACACAGCAACGGAAACACGTTTTGCTGAAGCTCGTGCTACTAATCAAGAACACGCGATTACCAATGTAGATTTTGCCCGCGGCAAAAATGGTGAAGGTCGTATTATTGTTGATTTATCTGATACCAATTCTGGTATTAACATCAAACAAAAAGGTAAGTTAATTTTTGTTGATTTTATCAATACAGATGTACCTACTGACTTACAACGTCGGTTAAATGTGATTAACTTTAATACGCCTGTTTTGTATATCGATACAATGAAACAGGGTAAAAATGGCCGCATTTCTATTGAGCCGAAAGGTAATTGGGAGCAATCGGCTTATCAAGCAGATAAGAAATTTATTATCGACGTACGTCAAGTGGTTGAAGATCCTGATAAATTGGTGCGCGGCACCAAGCCTGGTTACGCAGGTGAAAAGCTATCATTGAATTTTCAAAACATTGAAGTACGCTCAGTATTACAAGTGATTGCTGACTTTACTGGTTTAAATATCATTACTAGTGATACAGTAACGGGCAATCTAACCCTGAGATTGAAAGATGTACCATGGGATCAAGCCATGGATATCATCATGAAAAATAAAGGCTTAACGATGCGTAAAACAGGCAACGTGATTATGGTTGCACCTGCAGAAGAAGTGACCGCAAAAGACAAAGCCCAACTAGAAGCAAGTCAAGCCATTGAAGACTTGGAGCCATTGCGTACAGAAGCCTTTACACTTAAGTATCAGAAAGCTTCAGAATTTACTAAAATCTTGGATGGTAGCAATACTTCTGGCGGCTCTAGCGCAGGCGCAGCAGCTGGTCAAAATCGCATTTTATCTAAACGTGGCAATGTTAATTATGACCCGCGTACCAATACGCTGTTCATACAAGATACTGCCAAAAAATTAGAAGAAATTCAGTCCATCATTAATAAAATCGATGTATCGGTTAGACAAGTCACGATTGAATCACGTCTTGTGTTAGCGGAAGATACTTTTAGTAAAAGCCTAGGTGCTAGATTCGGCGTGCAATCTGCGACCACACCTGGTAGAAACAGCTTAGCTATAGGTGGCAGCTTAAATACTACAAGCGCAGTTCCAATAACTGGTCCCGATGGTGTAACAATAATACAAGCCGCTGGCACAGGAGGTTTAAATTCAAATCTACCTGTACAAAATGCTTTCGGTAGCATTGCATTTAGTTTATTCAGATTACCAGCTGGCTTATTGTTAAACTTAGAGCTTTCTGCACTTGAAAGTGACAGAAGAGGAAAAATTGTTTCAAGCCCACGCGTTACTACTGCTAATCAACAAACAGCAAAAATCGCATCCGGTGTTGAAATTCCATATTTGCAAGCGTCTAGCAGCGGCGCAGCTAATATTGCCTTTAAAAAAGCAGAGCTTAGTTTAGAAGTAACACCACAAATTACACCAGATGACAAAATCATTATGGATCTTGAAGTGCGAAAAGACTCACCTGGTGACGTAGTTGCTGGCGTTCCAGCGATTAATACTCAAAACGTGAAAACACAAGTGTTAGTATCTAACGGAGAAACTGCTGTATTAGGCGGTATATTTGAACAAACTCAAAGTAATCAAGTGGACAAAGTACCATTTTTCGGTGACATTCCAATTATTGGCAATGTGTTCAAGCGCCGTACAAGACAAGATGACAAGAGTGAATTATTAATCTTTATTACGCCCAAAATTATGGATGAAAGTTTGGGCTTAAGATAA
- a CDS encoding pilus assembly protein PilP → MSRFSISLKSSALLKSPILKLLSISALTLTLIACSGGDGDDLDKFMLSAATDMSKTVQPLPEVLPYSPLQYNADGTLADPFRPRKAANKNGGLQPNTNRPKEALEAYPLESLKYVGSMSKNKLTYALIKTPDNTVQQVKVGNYLGPNYGLVTAINESDIALKEIVQDDLTGDWTERTASINLQE, encoded by the coding sequence ATGAGCCGCTTTAGTATTTCATTAAAATCTAGTGCCTTATTAAAAAGCCCTATATTAAAACTACTGTCTATTTCGGCGTTAACTTTAACGCTGATTGCTTGTAGTGGTGGCGATGGGGATGATTTAGATAAATTTATGTTAAGTGCCGCAACCGACATGAGTAAGACTGTGCAACCTTTACCAGAGGTTTTGCCTTATTCTCCACTTCAATATAACGCTGATGGCACTTTGGCTGACCCATTTAGACCGCGTAAAGCCGCCAATAAAAACGGTGGTTTGCAGCCGAATACCAATCGTCCTAAAGAAGCACTGGAAGCTTATCCTTTGGAAAGTTTGAAATATGTTGGCTCAATGAGTAAAAACAAACTGACTTATGCGCTTATCAAGACGCCAGACAATACGGTGCAACAAGTTAAAGTAGGTAACTACTTAGGCCCTAACTACGGCTTGGTAACTGCGATTAACGAAAGCGACATAGCATTAAAAGAAATTGTGCAAGATGACCTAACCGGCGATTGGACAGAACGTACAGCAAGTATTAATTTACAAGAATAA
- a CDS encoding type 4a pilus biogenesis protein PilO: protein MKLDDFNNIDFKNAGSLPMPVKLVLLGFLFIVLIGLGYWFLWSPQIDEFDQAQAKEQELRQVFVTKKGQAIKIDAYKQQMVDIEKTFGALLKQLPDKSQMDGLLTDINQAGLGRNLEFELFKPGQETIADFYAEMPIQIKIKGSYHDVGAFATDISKLSRIVTLNDMTIAPLNKDSKDGMLILEAIAKTYRYLDSSELAAKKASEKKEVK from the coding sequence ATGAAATTAGATGATTTTAATAATATTGATTTTAAAAATGCTGGTAGCTTACCAATGCCAGTTAAATTGGTATTGCTGGGGTTTCTATTCATAGTGCTAATTGGTTTGGGTTACTGGTTTTTGTGGAGCCCTCAGATTGATGAGTTCGATCAAGCACAAGCTAAAGAGCAGGAATTACGCCAAGTATTTGTTACTAAAAAAGGTCAGGCCATCAAAATTGATGCGTACAAGCAACAAATGGTCGATATTGAAAAAACCTTTGGTGCGCTTCTTAAACAGTTACCAGATAAATCGCAGATGGATGGTTTGTTAACTGATATTAATCAAGCTGGACTTGGGCGCAATCTTGAGTTTGAGTTATTTAAACCAGGACAAGAAACCATTGCAGATTTTTATGCAGAAATGCCGATTCAAATTAAAATCAAAGGCAGTTATCACGATGTAGGTGCGTTTGCTACCGATATTTCAAAGCTATCCAGAATTGTGACATTAAACGATATGACAATTGCCCCACTGAATAAAGATAGTAAAGATGGTATGTTGATTCTTGAGGCTATTGCTAAAACTTATCGTTATTTAGATTCTTCAGAACTCGCCGCTAAAAAAGCCTCTGAAAAAAAGGAAGTCAAATAA
- a CDS encoding PilN domain-containing protein: MMRINLLPHRQLKRAERQRQFGLMALMAAVAAGAVVFMGWTYLSAKKDSQIERNGRLEVAINQLDKEIADIKDLKDQISNVLERKQIVENLQTNRSQSVVILDELSRQLPEGLYLKSIKQQGNLITLEGVADTNARVATLVRNLSVSNWMESPNLVEIKAMTLNGIKQNEFTLNVSLKVQKAEEAPNKNKVKGT, from the coding sequence ATGATGCGCATTAACTTATTACCTCACCGTCAATTAAAACGCGCAGAACGCCAGCGCCAATTTGGCTTAATGGCATTAATGGCTGCGGTAGCAGCTGGTGCCGTTGTCTTTATGGGTTGGACATATCTGAGTGCAAAAAAAGACTCTCAAATTGAGCGTAACGGTCGATTAGAAGTAGCCATCAATCAATTAGACAAAGAAATTGCCGATATTAAAGATTTAAAAGACCAAATCAGTAACGTATTGGAACGTAAACAAATCGTTGAAAATCTGCAGACCAACCGTAGCCAATCCGTTGTAATTTTAGATGAACTGTCACGTCAATTGCCAGAAGGCTTGTATTTAAAAAGTATCAAGCAGCAAGGCAATTTAATTACCTTAGAAGGCGTCGCTGACACCAATGCACGCGTGGCAACTTTAGTGCGCAATCTAAGCGTATCTAATTGGATGGAATCGCCTAATTTAGTAGAGATTAAAGCCATGACGTTAAATGGCATCAAGCAAAATGAATTTACGCTAAACGTCTCTTTGAAGGTTCAAAAAGCTGAAGAAGCACCTAATAAAAATAAAGTCAAAGGTACTTGA
- a CDS encoding pilus assembly protein PilM, protein MKFDFFNESTPPLIGVDISTSAVKMVELSSTGKDSYRLEAYSIAAIPKDAIVDGNISGLEQVSDAVKLAWKLLGSREKRAALALPSAAVITKKVMMSADLREEDMEVQVEAEANQYIPFPLEEVNIDFQIIGAAANSPDEVEVLIAAARKEKIEDRVAAAEDAGLRVTVMDVDTYATEAAYSLVANQIPNKGKDQTVMIVDIGAGIMHINVLHDNVSIYVREQAFGGTQLTQEIQRRFGLSVEEAEIAKRKGGLPESYENEVLQPFMQSLSTEVARALQFFTSSTQYNRVDHLVLAGGCAAIPAIDAMVQDRTQVNTIIANPFQSMSLATKVKQQQATIDAPALLIACGLAMRGVN, encoded by the coding sequence TTGAAATTCGATTTTTTCAATGAAAGTACTCCTCCACTCATAGGTGTAGACATTAGCACTTCGGCTGTCAAAATGGTCGAACTGTCTTCCACTGGTAAGGACTCTTATCGCTTGGAAGCCTACTCAATTGCTGCCATTCCTAAAGATGCCATTGTGGATGGCAATATTTCCGGTTTGGAGCAAGTTTCTGACGCCGTCAAATTAGCTTGGAAACTTTTAGGCTCACGCGAAAAACGTGCCGCACTTGCCCTACCTTCAGCTGCCGTAATCACTAAAAAAGTCATGATGTCTGCGGATCTACGCGAAGAAGACATGGAAGTGCAAGTGGAAGCCGAAGCCAATCAGTACATTCCATTCCCGTTAGAAGAAGTCAATATTGACTTTCAAATCATCGGCGCAGCCGCAAATAGCCCGGACGAAGTTGAAGTATTAATCGCCGCTGCCAGAAAAGAAAAGATTGAAGATCGAGTAGCCGCTGCAGAAGATGCTGGCTTAAGAGTCACGGTAATGGATGTGGACACTTACGCAACTGAGGCTGCTTACAGTTTAGTTGCTAACCAAATACCGAATAAAGGCAAAGACCAAACCGTGATGATTGTGGATATTGGTGCCGGCATCATGCACATCAATGTGTTGCATGACAATGTGTCCATCTATGTGCGTGAACAAGCTTTTGGCGGCACACAACTCACACAAGAGATTCAACGCCGCTTTGGATTATCTGTAGAAGAAGCCGAAATCGCGAAACGTAAAGGTGGCTTGCCAGAAAGTTACGAAAACGAAGTGTTGCAACCATTTATGCAATCACTTTCTACCGAAGTAGCAAGGGCGTTACAGTTTTTCACTAGCTCAACTCAATATAACCGTGTGGACCATCTGGTGCTAGCGGGTGGCTGTGCGGCAATTCCAGCGATAGATGCGATGGTACAAGACCGCACCCAAGTGAATACCATTATCGCCAATCCGTTTCAATCTATGTCACTTGCCACTAAAGTTAAGCAGCAACAAGCAACGATTGACGCGCCTGCGTTATTAATTGCCTGTGGTTTAGCCATGCGCGGGGTGAATTAA
- a CDS encoding penicillin-binding protein 1A, which yields MAPKKWWHFLILFIVVGGLTISAMAALAITLIYPTLPSLETLTDYRPKLPLRVYTADGFLISEFGEERRAFVSIDKIPQNLKNAVLAIEDRRFYQHGGVDTKGVLRAIKNNLTGISHEGASTITMQVAKNFFTAPGKGRTMIIKIKEALLALKIEKTLSKDQIFELYLNQIYLGQRSYGFAAASQVYFGKSLSKLTLAESAILAGLPKAPSGYNPFIHPQRAIARQQDVLRDMHLTGMIDDAEFNEAMEQKLTFKTSKQARDVEADYVAEIVRQSLFARYQDDIYSSGMKVYTTIKKENQEAANNAVLQGVLEYQRRHGYQKPEKNINLDKLKSTDLTEGLQIALEDFEEFKGFVPAVVTDVSPKLVKVFSKRGDSLEISGDGLSLLQKNLADKDVSKHKIKPGSVVRVIKSQDSWHIVQLPEVEAALIALNPEDGAVNALIGGFDFNKNKFNHVTQAWRQPGSSFKPFVYSAALEKGFTPATIVEDTPLLMSANEVGGSKAWEPKNFDNVYAGPMRLRAALTKSKNMVSIRVLQSIGPRYAQDYITKFGFSRKDHPAYLTMALGAGATTPWGMADGYAVFANGGYRIKPHLISKITDSNGKVIEEIKYPRANQDAPRVIDSRNAFLMTSMMHDVVQRGTATRAKQLGRQDLAGKTGTTNNQVDAWFAGYNPEQVAIVWIGYDKPRTLGRDETGGKAALPIWIRYMATALKGVPDNPYKVPDGVMVVRVDAATGVLVDQDDEGIDEYFYQENPPPSVEEILPPMQEPTESDFPDSLIQNPMQPQAVPITPHAEEPQDGFSGASTNRQINPVQTNTVSTNANSANSNPAVNSKSVPKLAPKPTRKSPSSTDSAANILNPSGF from the coding sequence ATGGCTCCAAAGAAATGGTGGCACTTTTTAATATTGTTTATCGTGGTTGGTGGGTTAACAATATCAGCAATGGCGGCGCTTGCTATCACACTTATTTATCCAACTTTGCCCTCATTAGAAACGTTAACCGATTACCGTCCTAAACTGCCGTTACGCGTTTATACCGCCGATGGTTTTTTAATCAGTGAGTTTGGTGAAGAACGACGCGCATTTGTGAGTATTGATAAAATACCGCAAAATTTAAAAAATGCGGTGTTGGCGATTGAGGACAGGCGATTTTATCAACATGGCGGCGTTGATACCAAAGGCGTGTTACGCGCTATCAAAAACAACCTCACTGGCATCAGCCACGAAGGTGCAAGCACCATCACCATGCAAGTTGCTAAAAACTTCTTTACCGCGCCAGGTAAAGGACGCACGATGATCATCAAAATTAAAGAAGCACTTTTGGCGTTAAAAATTGAAAAAACCTTATCTAAAGACCAAATTTTTGAGCTTTATTTAAATCAAATCTATTTGGGTCAACGTTCATATGGTTTCGCAGCCGCGTCCCAAGTGTATTTTGGTAAATCCTTATCCAAGTTAACTCTGGCTGAATCCGCGATACTTGCTGGCTTGCCAAAAGCCCCATCTGGCTATAATCCATTTATTCATCCCCAACGCGCTATTGCCAGGCAACAGGATGTATTACGTGATATGCATCTCACGGGCATGATTGATGATGCTGAGTTTAATGAGGCGATGGAGCAAAAGTTAACCTTTAAAACCTCTAAACAAGCACGTGATGTTGAGGCGGATTATGTAGCAGAAATTGTGCGGCAGAGTTTGTTTGCGCGTTATCAAGATGATATTTACAGCAGTGGTATGAAAGTGTACACCACCATCAAAAAAGAGAATCAAGAGGCGGCCAATAACGCAGTTTTGCAGGGCGTTTTAGAGTATCAGCGTCGACATGGATACCAAAAACCTGAAAAAAATATTAATCTAGATAAGCTGAAATCGACCGATTTGACTGAAGGTTTGCAAATCGCATTAGAGGATTTTGAAGAATTCAAAGGTTTTGTGCCTGCGGTTGTGACTGATGTTTCACCAAAACTGGTCAAAGTGTTTAGTAAAAGAGGCGATAGCCTTGAAATTAGTGGTGATGGTTTAAGTTTATTGCAAAAAAACTTGGCTGATAAAGATGTTAGCAAGCACAAAATTAAACCTGGGTCAGTTGTGCGCGTGATTAAAAGCCAAGATAGTTGGCATATTGTGCAGTTGCCAGAAGTGGAGGCCGCTTTAATTGCACTTAATCCAGAAGACGGTGCGGTTAACGCTTTAATAGGCGGTTTCGATTTTAATAAGAATAAATTCAACCATGTGACACAAGCATGGCGCCAACCGGGTTCTAGCTTTAAGCCATTTGTTTATTCGGCTGCGCTAGAAAAAGGCTTTACGCCAGCCACTATTGTGGAAGATACGCCACTATTGATGTCGGCCAATGAAGTTGGCGGTAGCAAAGCGTGGGAGCCGAAAAACTTTGATAATGTTTATGCTGGGCCAATGCGTTTGCGTGCGGCGCTGACCAAATCTAAGAACATGGTTTCGATTCGTGTATTGCAATCCATTGGGCCACGTTACGCACAAGATTACATTACAAAATTTGGATTTTCGCGTAAAGATCATCCTGCCTATTTGACGATGGCATTAGGTGCTGGTGCAACAACACCTTGGGGCATGGCGGATGGCTATGCCGTATTTGCCAACGGTGGTTACCGTATTAAGCCGCATTTGATTAGCAAAATTACAGATAGCAATGGCAAGGTAATTGAAGAAATCAAATATCCGCGGGCTAATCAAGATGCGCCAAGAGTGATTGACAGTCGCAATGCATTTTTGATGACATCTATGATGCACGATGTGGTGCAAAGAGGCACAGCCACAAGAGCCAAGCAGCTTGGGCGTCAAGATTTAGCAGGTAAAACTGGTACAACCAATAATCAAGTAGATGCCTGGTTTGCAGGCTATAACCCTGAGCAAGTTGCCATCGTGTGGATTGGGTACGATAAACCGCGTACGCTTGGCCGCGATGAAACGGGTGGTAAAGCGGCTTTGCCTATTTGGATTCGTTATATGGCAACCGCTTTAAAAGGCGTGCCTGATAATCCATACAAAGTGCCTGATGGCGTAATGGTTGTGCGGGTAGATGCAGCAACAGGCGTGCTGGTTGATCAAGATGATGAGGGAATCGATGAATATTTTTATCAAGAAAATCCACCGCCTTCTGTAGAGGAAATCCTGCCGCCGATGCAAGAGCCAACAGAATCAGATTTTCCTGATAGCTTGATTCAAAATCCCATGCAGCCACAAGCTGTGCCTATTACGCCACATGCAGAAGAGCCACAAGACGGTTTTTCTGGTGCAAGTACCAATCGGCAAATTAATCCTGTTCAAACGAATACGGTTTCAACAAATGCTAACTCGGCCAATAGCAACCCAGCAGTTAATTCAAAATCCGTTCCAAAACTGGCTCCTAAGCCTACAAGAAAATCACCTAGTAGCACCGATTCTGCCGCCAATATTTTAAATCCATCTGGTTTTTAA
- the hemB gene encoding porphobilinogen synthase gives MSYPYSRPRRMRKDEFSRRLMRENVLSTNDLIYPVFVLDGENRVEEVASMPGVKRQSIDVLLKTAGECVALGIPLLALFPVVDSQFKSLDAAEAFNKNGLVQRVVKALKTAYPQLGIMTDVALDPYTTHGQDGLIDDAGYVLNDETIEVLVKQAISHAQAGADIVAPSDMMDGRVGQIREALESMHNIHTKIMAYSAKYASAFYGPFRDAVGSAGNLGTGNKYTYQMDPANSDEAMQEVALDISEGADMVMVKPGLPYLDIVRRVKDEFGVPTFAYQVSGEYAMLKAASQNGWLDERACVMESLLAFKRAGADGILTYYAMDAARWLK, from the coding sequence ATGAGTTATCCGTATTCCCGCCCGCGCCGTATGCGTAAAGATGAGTTTTCGCGCCGTTTGATGCGCGAAAACGTACTCTCGACCAATGATTTAATCTACCCAGTATTTGTGCTGGATGGCGAAAATCGTGTAGAAGAAGTGGCTTCAATGCCAGGCGTAAAACGCCAAAGTATTGATGTGCTATTGAAAACCGCAGGTGAATGTGTAGCACTCGGCATTCCGTTACTAGCTTTATTTCCAGTGGTTGATAGCCAATTTAAAAGTCTAGATGCTGCCGAAGCATTTAATAAAAACGGCTTAGTTCAACGCGTAGTAAAAGCGCTCAAAACTGCCTATCCGCAATTGGGCATTATGACCGACGTGGCTTTGGACCCTTACACCACACATGGCCAAGATGGCCTAATTGATGACGCTGGCTATGTGCTTAACGATGAAACGATAGAAGTTTTGGTCAAACAAGCCATTTCGCATGCACAAGCGGGTGCAGATATCGTCGCCCCCAGCGACATGATGGATGGCCGCGTTGGGCAAATCCGTGAGGCACTTGAAAGCATGCACAACATTCACACTAAAATCATGGCGTATTCAGCCAAATATGCCTCAGCGTTTTATGGGCCATTTCGCGATGCGGTCGGTTCGGCTGGCAATTTAGGCACGGGTAACAAATACACCTACCAAATGGACCCTGCAAACTCGGATGAAGCTATGCAAGAAGTCGCGCTGGATATTTCTGAAGGTGCAGATATGGTGATGGTGAAACCAGGCTTACCCTATTTAGATATCGTGCGCCGCGTAAAAGACGAATTTGGCGTACCGACTTTCGCCTACCAAGTAAGTGGCGAATACGCCATGCTGAAAGCAGCATCACAAAATGGCTGGTTAGATGAAAGAGCTTGTGTGATGGAAAGTTTGCTAGCGTTTAAACGCGCGGGTGCTGATGGGATTCTGACTTACTATGCGATGGATGCGGCGCGGTGGTTAAAATAA
- the trpC gene encoding indole-3-glycerol phosphate synthase TrpC: MSDILNKIIATKVTEVAAASKLNPIETMQKEALNASPTRDFIGSIRAKIANNQSAVIAEIKKASPSKGVIRADFRPAEIAKSYEQGGAACLSVLTDVDYFQGSAEYLKQARAACSLPVLRKDFMIDVYQVYEARAMGADCILLIAAAIDLAKMRELEQVAHSLDMAVLVEVHNGEELDLALQLNTPLLGINNRNLRTFDVTLNTTLELLARIPKDKIVVTESGIFTTDDVALMRKNNVHTFLVGEAFMRQDDPGAELAKVFA, translated from the coding sequence ATGTCAGATATCCTCAATAAAATTATCGCTACCAAAGTCACTGAAGTTGCGGCGGCAAGCAAATTAAATCCAATCGAAACTATGCAAAAGGAAGCATTGAACGCCTCTCCTACGCGTGATTTTATTGGAAGCATTCGTGCAAAAATCGCCAACAATCAATCTGCCGTCATTGCCGAAATCAAAAAAGCCAGCCCATCAAAAGGCGTGATTCGCGCAGACTTTAGACCAGCAGAAATCGCCAAAAGCTATGAGCAAGGCGGCGCAGCGTGTTTGTCAGTACTCACTGATGTGGACTATTTTCAAGGTTCGGCTGAATATTTAAAGCAAGCGCGTGCTGCTTGTAGCCTACCCGTGTTGCGTAAAGATTTTATGATTGATGTGTATCAAGTGTATGAAGCACGTGCAATGGGTGCGGATTGCATTTTGCTGATTGCTGCAGCGATTGATTTAGCAAAAATGCGCGAGTTGGAACAAGTAGCGCACAGCTTGGACATGGCGGTTTTAGTAGAAGTGCACAATGGCGAAGAGCTGGATTTGGCGCTGCAATTAAACACACCTTTATTGGGCATTAACAACCGCAATCTGCGTACATTTGATGTGACTTTAAATACAACGCTGGAATTATTAGCACGCATTCCAAAGGATAAAATAGTTGTGACTGAATCAGGCATATTTACCACTGATGATGTTGCACTGATGCGCAAAAATAACGTGCATACTTTTCTGGTTGGCGAAGCGTTTATGCGCCAAGATGACCCGGGCGCTGAATTAGCCAAAGTATTTGCTTAA
- a CDS encoding DUF3465 domain-containing protein: protein MMRLLLIIAIAVGFTAHHFGYIGHDGVANERTTSAVSQHLQQSGDSGGEQIIRKAFENHASNLQVEASGKVIKVLDDDTNPPRHQRFILKLDNGISLLVAHNIDLAKRVENLQAGDIVSFSGEYEWNKKGGVLHWTHHDPQGRHAAGWLQHNGQTYQ, encoded by the coding sequence ATGATGCGGCTTCTGCTGATTATCGCCATCGCAGTAGGCTTCACCGCTCACCACTTTGGTTATATTGGTCATGATGGTGTTGCGAATGAACGGACAACTAGCGCTGTTAGCCAGCATTTACAGCAAAGCGGTGACAGTGGCGGTGAACAAATTATCCGCAAAGCCTTTGAAAATCACGCCAGCAATCTACAAGTTGAAGCCAGTGGCAAAGTGATTAAAGTATTAGACGATGATACCAATCCGCCGCGTCATCAGCGCTTTATTCTAAAGTTAGATAATGGCATCAGTTTATTGGTGGCACATAATATTGATTTAGCAAAACGTGTCGAAAATTTACAAGCTGGCGATATAGTCAGTTTTAGCGGTGAATACGAATGGAATAAAAAAGGCGGCGTGCTGCACTGGACGCATCACGATCCACAAGGCAGACATGCCGCGGGCTGGTTGCAGCATAACGGCCAAACTTATCAATAA